From Rhodovibrio salinarum DSM 9154:
TCCGGCTGTGGGCTTTGCTCAAGCGTCGGAGCTTCTTCAGATTCCGCTCCAGCGCCTTCGGGCTCTCGAACGTCGTCCCGTCCGGCAGGGTGGCCAGCGCCTTGACGCCCAGATCGACACCGCCGATCGCTTGGTTCTCACGATCGGGCGTTTCGGTGTCCATCTCGACGAGCACGCTGGCGTACCACCGGTCGGCGGTTCGAGAGACGACGACCCGCTTCAGCCTGCCGCTGAATCGCAAGGGTTCACGGGTTTTGATCCACCCGATCCTGGGCAGGCGGATCCGCTTGCCCTGAACGTCGAACGTGCCAGGGCCGTTGTCAGCCCGAAAGCTGTCGTCGACGAACTTCTTCTTGAACCGTGGATAGGCGTTCTTCCCCTGGAAGAAACGCTTGAACGCCTCCCCGAGGTCCTTTACCGCCTGTTGTGGAACAGACTTCGAGACCTCGAACATCCACGGATAATCCGTGCCTTTGACCGCGTTCAGCTGGCGGCGGAGCGCAGCTTCGGTCGGCTTTTCGCCGTTCCGATACTGCCTTTTCCATTCATCCAGCACCCAGTTGTAGGCGAACCGCGCCGTCCCGGCCGACCTGGCCAGCAACGTGTGCTGCTTGTTGGTCGGATCCAGCGCGATTTTATGGGTCAACTGGAAGGTTGGCATGTCTACATTTTATCATGCCAATTGACTCTTCCTCAACATCTTGCCGCGTTTCGGTTCTGGTGAGACCGGCGTCCGTAAAGCCGGGCAGAGAATACCGTGCCAGGATAAGCGTGCCTTTTGCCGTAACTTTCCAGTCGCTCGGCCTGTCGCTGCAGATCATCTTTCTGGTCATGGGACGAAACACGCGCATAGCCAACTGTTCTGCGTTCTGTCGCTGCGCGGCCCGTAAAGTTGCTCAGATCATCGATGGTGTAGCGCCGGTGACCACCCGGTGTTCGCCAGGCCGGCACAAGCCGGCCGGCTCTCTCCCACCGGCGTAGTATCACAACAGCCACACCCAGAAAAGCGGCGCTCTGACGCTTCAAATGGATTTCGAGATATCGCCGATCGGGGCTGCGAGCAGGTAGATCATGGCGATGAAGGTGGCCGGGCTGCTGTAGCCGCGGGCCCGGTGTCGGGCGGCCTGGAAGATCGAGTTCAGGCCTCCAGGCGGGCGTTTGAGTGGGTCGAGTACCAGCGCTGGATGATCCGGTCGATCTGCTGCCGAACGGGCTCCAGCGCGTCGTCGCTGGCGGCCATCTCGTCGGCATGGTTTAGGAAGCGCGTTAGGCGCCAGCGGGCGGCCTGTGGGGTCGCGGCCTTGCGCACCCAACGCAGCTTCTCCTTGATCTTGTACGCCGCCCCGGTGGCCATGCCGAGGCGCTCAAGTTCGTCCAGCGCATCGCGATCACGATCCTTCAGCGGGCCGTCGCCGCCGTGGGCATGCAGGAAGCGCCGGA
This genomic window contains:
- a CDS encoding RNA-guided endonuclease InsQ/TnpB family protein: MPTFQLTHKIALDPTNKQHTLLARSAGTARFAYNWVLDEWKRQYRNGEKPTEAALRRQLNAVKGTDYPWMFEVSKSVPQQAVKDLGEAFKRFFQGKNAYPRFKKKFVDDSFRADNGPGTFDVQGKRIRLPRIGWIKTREPLRFSGRLKRVVVSRTADRWYASVLVEMDTETPDRENQAIGGVDLGVKALATLPDGTTFESPKALERNLKKLRRLSKAHSRKKNGSKNKRKSAAKLARLHRRIANIRADALHKLTSELVGRYDVIGIEDLNVSGMSQNKRLARHIADVGLHEFRRQLEYKAELYGTRIVVADRFYASSKTCSACGSKNEMLRLGDRAWTCCSCGTSHERDANAAANLQHIAASSAVTARGEESHGRGARAPVNLASTKREPGGKPAHATA
- a CDS encoding MerR family DNA-binding transcriptional regulator codes for the protein MPTRWPPATTRWSPFGSRSTGSSSAGTRPTQTPAWRPELDLPGRPTPGPRLQQPGHLHRHDLPARSPDRRYLEIHLKRQSAAFLGVAVVILRRWERAGRLVPAWRTPGGHRRYTIDDLSNFTGRAATERRTVGYARVSSHDQKDDLQRQAERLESYGKRHAYPGTVFSARLYGRRSHQNRNAARC
- a CDS encoding transposase gives rise to the protein MVGKGKDCIRQFRRFLHAHGGDGPLKDRDRDALDELERLGMATGAAYKIKEKLRWVRKAATPQAARWRLTRFLNHADEMAASDDALEPVRQQIDRIIQRWYSTHSNARLEA